A genomic region of Catalinimonas niigatensis contains the following coding sequences:
- a CDS encoding type II toxin-antitoxin system RelE/ParE family toxin: protein MTRKRELYFFKDYFEKFYDEQTEKVQRKILWTLKIIEEMDRIPEVYLKHLKNTSGLYEIRVQVGSNIYRIFCFFDIDNIVVIGHGFQKKSQKTPKQEIVKAEQIKQEYYDSKE, encoded by the coding sequence ATGACAAGGAAACGGGAGCTTTATTTCTTCAAAGACTATTTTGAAAAGTTTTATGATGAGCAGACTGAAAAGGTTCAGAGAAAAATCCTTTGGACTTTAAAAATCATCGAGGAAATGGACAGAATACCTGAAGTTTATTTAAAACATTTAAAAAACACTTCAGGGCTGTACGAAATAAGGGTCCAAGTGGGAAGCAATATTTATAGGATTTTCTGTTTTTTCGATATAGATAATATTGTGGTAATCGGACACGGATTTCAGAAGAAAAGCCAAAAAACGCCGAAACAAGAAATTGTAAAAGCGGAACAAATAAAACAAGAATATTATGACAGCAAAGAATAA
- a CDS encoding ABC transporter permease produces MIAQKNQPPHRAQQFLRWFCDPELLPEIEGDLHESYLEWIGEEGIKKANLRYWMNVLTFFRPYFIAKRQFSQPANSSAMFKNYFKVAYRNLIKQKLYSLINISGLMVSFTFCILIWLYVQDELSFDRSYTHADRIYRAWVLEDYGPDEVFFNTHTPMPLGPALDSNFSEVKASVRVGNFSSLVQKGGDTQSEKVFYADPQFFQLFNNEVLSGEVSLSKLQDLVLTKSYAVKYFGNVDPIGKTLSIKLGNQFQAFNVSGVVADLPSNVSLQYNMLIPYDNNKAFTGERGRASWYNVSVETYALLDEQTHAMTLEGKLDAMVKQVLGENYKPGEYKVGLQPLTDIRLNTEFPEGGVAVSDWKYVYILSAVALLILVVACINFVTLAVGRSLSRAKEVGVRKVVGAVRRQLMSQFWSEAFLITFISILLGILLVIVLLPYFNQLAGKELSFLISLQNILFLLGLVWVVGFLAGVYPALILSGFSPLMILRGSMNMGYSRETLRKGMVAFQFVLAAILIIGTLVMKQQMTYLQNKNLGFDKEQIVVIPQNMQNRMSGSTMEQFMEENFGRKQLIQNALGRLPEVKEVTTSFFTFGQSGWIEVGFTTEEGTYREFNMNAVDQDFVKTYGLEMLQGRDFDEESGADARSGVLINETFARAFNLKEAVGSTLPPPFQEYQVVGVLSDFHYQSLHAAIEPALLVMNPYGIFKGSENVMFEDNSTPKISVKVQSENLAQTVDKLKEVWKEVAPDQQFEFSFVDEKLDAQYRAEERLSTILSITTALGIFISCLGLFGLVTLSMSKKTKEIGIRKVLGASVWQVMALSYKEFMLLIGIAFLVAVPVSYLMMKRWLADFAYQIDLGAPVFLLAGGIIVVIASLSIVYQSMKAATSNPVDSLRSE; encoded by the coding sequence ATGATAGCCCAAAAAAACCAACCACCCCATCGTGCACAACAATTCCTCCGCTGGTTCTGCGATCCTGAGCTGCTACCGGAGATTGAAGGGGATTTGCACGAATCTTATCTGGAATGGATAGGCGAAGAGGGTATTAAAAAAGCCAATCTCCGCTACTGGATGAATGTGCTTACTTTTTTCAGACCCTATTTCATTGCCAAAAGACAGTTTTCACAACCTGCTAATTCAAGCGCCATGTTTAAAAATTATTTCAAAGTTGCTTACAGAAACTTAATCAAACAGAAATTGTACTCCCTCATCAACATATCCGGGCTGATGGTAAGCTTTACTTTTTGCATCCTGATCTGGCTCTACGTACAGGATGAGCTTTCTTTTGACCGCTCTTATACCCATGCCGACCGGATTTACCGGGCCTGGGTACTGGAAGATTATGGTCCTGATGAAGTATTTTTCAATACACATACTCCTATGCCGTTAGGCCCGGCCCTGGATTCTAATTTCTCAGAAGTGAAGGCTTCGGTGCGGGTAGGAAATTTTTCATCCTTGGTCCAAAAAGGAGGGGATACGCAAAGCGAAAAAGTCTTTTATGCTGATCCTCAATTCTTCCAACTGTTTAATAACGAAGTGCTGAGTGGAGAAGTGTCGCTAAGCAAGCTACAGGACCTGGTGCTTACTAAATCTTATGCTGTCAAATATTTTGGTAATGTAGATCCTATTGGCAAAACATTATCCATCAAATTGGGCAATCAATTTCAGGCGTTTAATGTAAGCGGGGTGGTGGCGGATCTACCTTCTAACGTAAGCCTACAGTACAACATGCTGATTCCTTATGATAACAACAAAGCTTTTACCGGCGAAAGAGGACGGGCAAGCTGGTACAATGTCAGCGTGGAAACCTATGCCTTGCTGGATGAACAGACCCATGCGATGACCCTGGAAGGCAAGCTGGATGCCATGGTGAAGCAGGTGCTGGGCGAGAACTATAAGCCGGGAGAATATAAAGTCGGCCTACAGCCCCTGACAGATATTCGCCTCAATACGGAATTTCCCGAGGGAGGAGTAGCAGTCAGCGACTGGAAATATGTATACATCCTTTCGGCAGTGGCCCTGCTGATCCTGGTAGTAGCCTGCATCAACTTTGTGACCCTGGCGGTAGGACGTTCTTTGAGTAGAGCCAAAGAGGTAGGCGTAAGAAAAGTGGTAGGTGCAGTGCGTCGCCAACTGATGTCTCAGTTCTGGAGCGAAGCCTTTCTGATTACTTTTATCTCTATCCTTTTAGGCATCCTATTAGTCATAGTTTTGCTGCCTTATTTCAATCAGTTGGCGGGCAAAGAGCTTAGCTTCCTGATAAGCTTACAAAACATATTGTTTTTGCTGGGTTTGGTATGGGTGGTGGGCTTTCTGGCCGGTGTTTATCCCGCACTTATCCTCTCCGGTTTCTCGCCCCTGATGATACTCCGGGGTAGCATGAACATGGGCTATAGCCGGGAAACCCTGCGGAAAGGAATGGTCGCTTTTCAGTTTGTACTGGCGGCTATCCTGATCATAGGTACGCTGGTGATGAAGCAGCAAATGACGTATCTGCAAAATAAGAACCTGGGCTTTGACAAAGAGCAGATCGTAGTGATTCCTCAAAACATGCAAAACCGTATGTCGGGCAGCACGATGGAGCAGTTTATGGAAGAAAATTTCGGGAGAAAGCAACTGATCCAAAATGCGCTTGGCCGCCTGCCGGAAGTCAAAGAAGTCACCACCTCTTTCTTCACCTTTGGGCAATCAGGCTGGATAGAAGTAGGCTTTACTACGGAAGAAGGAACCTACCGCGAATTCAACATGAATGCTGTGGATCAGGACTTTGTAAAAACCTATGGATTAGAAATGCTTCAGGGCAGGGATTTTGATGAGGAGAGCGGAGCCGATGCTCGCTCAGGAGTATTGATCAACGAGACTTTTGCCCGGGCATTCAACCTGAAAGAGGCAGTAGGCAGTACGCTCCCCCCTCCTTTTCAGGAGTATCAGGTGGTCGGCGTACTCAGCGATTTTCACTATCAGTCTTTACACGCTGCCATAGAGCCTGCCCTGCTGGTAATGAATCCCTATGGTATCTTTAAGGGAAGTGAGAACGTAATGTTTGAAGATAATTCTACCCCTAAGATATCGGTAAAAGTTCAGTCGGAAAATTTGGCACAAACGGTGGATAAACTCAAGGAAGTGTGGAAAGAAGTGGCTCCTGACCAGCAGTTTGAATTTTCCTTTGTAGATGAAAAGTTAGACGCCCAATACCGGGCAGAAGAGCGCCTGAGTACCATCCTAAGCATTACTACAGCCTTAGGCATCTTTATTTCCTGTCTGGGCCTGTTTGGACTGGTCACACTTTCCATGAGCAAGAAGACCAAAGAGATCGGTATCCGCAAGGTGCTGGGGGCTTCGGTATGGCAGGTGATGGCGCTTTCTTATAAAGAATTTATGTTGCTGATTGGCATCGCTTTTCTGGTGGCAGTTCCTGTTTCCTACCTAATGATGAAACGCTGGCTGGCAGATTTTGCCTATCAGATTGATCTGGGAGCGCCGGTGTTCCTGCTGGCAGGAGGCATCATTGTGGTGATTGCCAGCCTTAGCATTGTCTATCAATCCATGAAAGCCGCCACCTCCAATCCGGTAGATAGTTTGAGGAGTGAATGA
- a CDS encoding ABC transporter permease — MLKNHIKIALRNLIRHKQTTLINIMGLAVGMAACILILLFVQHELSYDRYHENADRIYRISREWHNEDGETNLHLGHLAPPFAPMLANDFPEAIEQAVRMVRDDRGVALAYEEGDVLMEEDQLFFAEPSIFQVFSFPLVQGDPKTALTAPNSIVLTESAAQRYFGDQDPLGKVLTYANTLDLKVTGITADVPANTHFHFDMLVSFATLENYLGKEEMTANWASNYMSTYLLLAEGYDPQTLASRFPDFMDRHIALSADGTPASEVDFLHLWPLADIHLYSHLDSEIEDNGSISYIYLYTIIAFFLILIACINFINLSTARAGRRAKEVGVRKVMGAARSSLIRQFLSESVLIALFSLMAALLLVELTLPFFNVFVGQQLSVSILENTFVAVLLFTIVLVVGVVAGSYPAFFLSSFLPARILKSGFVPRSKHANFRSGLVVLQFTISIILIIGVFTIEKQLDYVKNKPLGFNRENLLVLPVNETINQQYEQLKARLVRQPGISDVTLSSRVPSGSLLDAQRGNAEVYGEIKNINFRLAEVHVDHDFLNAFQLALIAGRDFDIDRSSDSTEAFILNETAVRRIGWTSPEDAVGKKINYGMRQGYVIGVVQDFHFESLHQPISPIVFQITTGLRPHRLVVRLDDTANDEALGYLKEQWDYLMPGFPFNFYTVSERFDKQYTKEDKLSQVVLLFSGLALFIAALGLIGMASFVAEQRTKEVGIRKVMGASVSQILLLLTRGFSKLVLIAFLLACPLAYFLMSRWLTNFAYYDTLGIGIFLMAGTIALLVAWITVGSQTVRAAIRNPVESLRDE; from the coding sequence ATGTTAAAAAACCATATCAAAATCGCACTGCGAAATCTGATTAGGCACAAACAAACTACATTGATTAATATCATGGGTTTAGCAGTTGGTATGGCAGCTTGTATCCTGATTCTGTTGTTTGTACAACACGAATTAAGTTATGATCGCTACCACGAAAACGCCGATCGGATTTACCGAATCTCGCGGGAGTGGCACAATGAGGATGGAGAAACCAATTTACATCTGGGACATCTCGCACCTCCCTTTGCTCCTATGCTGGCCAATGATTTTCCCGAAGCTATAGAGCAGGCTGTTCGTATGGTAAGGGATGACAGAGGCGTAGCGCTGGCCTACGAAGAAGGAGATGTACTGATGGAAGAAGATCAATTGTTCTTTGCCGAACCCAGTATCTTCCAGGTTTTTAGTTTTCCATTGGTGCAAGGCGATCCCAAAACAGCCTTAACAGCGCCTAATTCCATTGTGCTTACTGAAAGTGCCGCGCAACGTTACTTTGGAGATCAAGATCCTCTGGGGAAGGTACTGACCTATGCCAACACATTGGACCTGAAAGTGACAGGCATAACCGCTGATGTCCCGGCCAATACTCACTTTCACTTTGATATGCTGGTTTCTTTTGCTACGCTGGAGAACTATCTGGGAAAAGAAGAAATGACAGCCAATTGGGCCAGCAATTACATGTCTACCTATTTACTACTTGCGGAAGGGTATGATCCCCAAACCTTAGCGTCTCGTTTTCCTGATTTTATGGACCGGCATATCGCACTCTCTGCCGACGGAACGCCTGCTTCTGAAGTAGACTTCCTGCACCTATGGCCTCTGGCTGATATTCACCTCTACTCTCATCTGGATTCAGAAATTGAAGATAATGGCAGCATCAGCTACATATATCTGTATACCATCATCGCTTTTTTTCTCATCCTCATCGCCTGCATCAACTTCATCAACCTATCCACTGCCCGGGCGGGGCGAAGGGCCAAAGAAGTGGGTGTACGTAAGGTGATGGGAGCAGCAAGAAGTTCGCTCATCCGCCAGTTTTTGTCAGAATCAGTACTTATTGCGCTGTTTTCGCTGATGGCAGCTTTGCTACTGGTAGAACTCACCTTGCCCTTTTTCAATGTTTTTGTAGGACAGCAACTATCGGTAAGTATACTGGAGAACACTTTCGTAGCCGTACTGCTATTTACTATTGTATTGGTGGTGGGTGTGGTAGCAGGTAGCTATCCTGCTTTTTTTCTCTCCTCTTTTCTTCCCGCCAGAATCCTCAAAAGCGGTTTTGTGCCCCGCAGCAAACATGCAAATTTCCGCTCCGGACTGGTGGTACTGCAATTTACCATTTCTATCATACTCATTATCGGCGTATTTACCATAGAAAAACAACTTGATTACGTAAAGAACAAACCCCTGGGCTTCAATCGGGAAAACCTGCTGGTGCTGCCGGTCAATGAAACGATCAATCAGCAGTACGAACAGCTTAAGGCCCGCCTGGTCCGACAGCCTGGCATCAGCGATGTTACCCTCAGCAGTCGCGTTCCTTCCGGAAGCTTGCTGGATGCCCAGAGAGGAAATGCTGAAGTGTATGGTGAAATCAAGAATATCAACTTTCGCCTGGCTGAGGTGCATGTGGACCATGATTTTCTTAATGCTTTCCAGCTAGCGCTGATTGCCGGGCGTGATTTTGATATTGATCGGTCCAGCGACTCTACCGAAGCATTTATTCTTAATGAAACAGCAGTACGCAGGATAGGCTGGACTTCTCCTGAAGATGCAGTTGGGAAGAAAATAAACTATGGCATGCGACAAGGGTATGTGATTGGCGTAGTACAGGATTTTCATTTTGAATCTTTACACCAGCCTATCTCTCCCATTGTCTTTCAGATTACAACTGGCCTCCGGCCGCACCGTCTGGTCGTTCGGCTAGACGATACAGCCAATGACGAAGCGCTTGGCTACTTAAAAGAGCAGTGGGACTACCTCATGCCGGGCTTTCCGTTCAATTTTTACACCGTTAGCGAGCGTTTTGATAAGCAGTACACCAAAGAAGACAAGCTTAGCCAGGTAGTGCTGCTGTTTTCTGGTCTGGCGCTATTCATTGCGGCTTTGGGATTGATTGGTATGGCCTCTTTTGTAGCTGAGCAGCGTACCAAAGAGGTAGGGATTCGCAAAGTAATGGGCGCTTCGGTGAGCCAGATCTTATTGCTACTGACCCGTGGTTTTTCCAAGCTGGTACTGATCGCTTTCCTGCTGGCATGTCCACTGGCGTATTTCCTGATGAGCCGCTGGCTGACTAATTTTGCTTACTACGATACACTGGGGATAGGTATTTTCCTGATGGCCGGTACGATTGCGCTCCTCGTCGCCTGGATCACAGTGGGCTCGCAGACCGTTCGTGCTGCCATCCGCAACCCGGTTGAAAGTTTGAGAGATGAATGA
- a CDS encoding helix-turn-helix domain-containing protein: MTAKNKNLKSLDQFMDSKIGKRGTAKREQFENEYDAFKLGVLIQQAREQKGLTQEQLAKLAGTNKSYISKLERNLKDVRFSTLQRIINEGLGGHLDISIKFE, from the coding sequence ATGACAGCAAAGAATAAAAACTTGAAAAGCCTTGACCAATTTATGGATTCAAAAATTGGTAAAAGGGGTACAGCGAAGAGAGAGCAGTTTGAAAATGAATATGATGCCTTCAAGCTCGGTGTGCTTATTCAACAAGCTAGAGAGCAGAAAGGGTTGACTCAGGAACAATTGGCAAAACTAGCTGGGACAAATAAATCTTATATCTCAAAACTAGAGAGAAACCTAAAGGATGTACGTTTTTCAACTTTACAAAGAATTATAAACGAAGGACTCGGTGGACACCTTGATATCTCAATAAAGTTTGAATAA
- a CDS encoding ABC transporter permease: protein MSSIVSIIAGLAIIIACLGLFGLASITTEQRTKEIGIRKVLGASLSQLLLVLSRNFPLLVILAFLIAVPVSYFLIQKWLAGFAFRIDIGAWVFVFAGVISLLVAMVTISFQTARAALANPVESLRNE, encoded by the coding sequence ATGAGCAGTATCGTATCTATTATCGCAGGTCTGGCGATTATCATTGCCTGCCTGGGCTTGTTCGGACTCGCTTCCATTACGACCGAGCAGCGCACCAAAGAAATTGGTATCCGCAAAGTGCTAGGTGCTTCGCTTTCTCAGCTTCTGCTGGTGCTTTCCAGAAATTTTCCCCTGCTGGTTATCCTGGCTTTCCTGATTGCCGTTCCCGTAAGCTACTTTCTGATACAGAAGTGGCTGGCAGGCTTTGCATTTAGAATAGACATAGGTGCATGGGTATTTGTCTTTGCCGGTGTAATTTCTCTTTTGGTCGCTATGGTTACCATCAGTTTCCAGACTGCCCGTGCTGCCCTGGCCAATCCGGTAGAGAGCTTAAGAAATGAGTAA
- a CDS encoding ABC transporter permease, with protein MFRNYITIALRSFKRQKVYSLVNLTGLTLAISVAILAIVFIRHELSYNRWIPNAENIYQVYRQFDPGYGTAYTPMPLAEALRNDFPEVAHATRMKEMGEVLLATTDQQKSLYVQHAISADSSFLKVFPFSLKYGNAETAMESPSAALISEALAQSMFGNEDPVGKILLFNDETDFQVTGVLEAFQGNTHFDVDIVMQDTMQVGSWTGNWPATYVTLHDGVAVADFEQKMTADFTPRIKALVGDSWDKLPDWRLQQLADIHLDKDHVQVGGPFTGEGNLRTLYIIGIVALLILVIASINYMNLATAQAARRAREVGVRKVTGATHRQLVGQFLSEATLQALIALPLSIALSGLILPAFETIVNRDLILGWEVWQSISPYLLMIVLVLGLLSGSYPAFFLAAYRPTDVLKGQWLRKDKGRVLRNGMVIAQFTGAMVAAIVMFFIYQQVQYMQAQELGFQAEQVLVIKANTRQTYEKVLATKQELLRNANVQSISASSTVPGQFHSDYAFQLEGKESDRFVNIYFTDADFADALDLKIKEGRFLGPADTTVRTFVVNEAFVKEHGLQEPIGHMIKFSSEDEQGQIIGVVEDFHYRSLEKRIEPLTFSGAVQPMRGGWVENVAVRLSSQNIRSTIADIEQYWKQVEPAHPIRYTFLDEDFSELYAEQERLGKTLLYATLLTLLIATLGLFALASYMAEQRVKEIGLRKVLGASVQQLVMLMGKDFLKLVLIAGIVAAPIAFWLTDQWLTSFPYRMDMSMLPFLLVIGIALLVAFVTVSSKAIQAAHANPVDSLKNE; from the coding sequence ATGTTTAGAAACTACATCACCATTGCCCTGAGAAGCTTTAAAAGACAGAAGGTTTACTCACTGGTTAACCTAACCGGACTTACACTGGCCATTTCGGTAGCCATTCTGGCGATTGTCTTTATCCGCCACGAACTTAGCTATAACCGCTGGATTCCCAACGCTGAAAATATTTACCAGGTATACCGGCAGTTTGACCCCGGCTATGGTACTGCCTATACGCCCATGCCACTGGCAGAAGCCCTGAGAAACGACTTTCCCGAAGTAGCGCATGCTACCCGCATGAAAGAAATGGGTGAAGTGCTGCTGGCTACTACAGACCAGCAGAAATCTTTGTATGTGCAGCATGCCATAAGCGCAGATAGCAGTTTCCTGAAGGTTTTTCCTTTTTCCCTAAAATATGGTAATGCTGAAACGGCGATGGAAAGTCCTTCTGCTGCACTGATCAGTGAAGCACTGGCCCAAAGCATGTTTGGCAATGAAGATCCGGTCGGAAAGATCTTGTTGTTCAACGATGAAACAGACTTTCAGGTGACCGGCGTACTAGAGGCTTTTCAGGGCAATACCCATTTTGATGTAGACATTGTGATGCAGGATACAATGCAGGTTGGCAGTTGGACAGGCAACTGGCCGGCTACTTATGTGACTTTGCATGATGGCGTAGCGGTGGCAGACTTTGAACAGAAAATGACAGCAGACTTTACCCCCCGTATCAAAGCGCTGGTAGGAGACAGTTGGGATAAGCTTCCTGACTGGCGTCTTCAACAGCTTGCCGATATACACCTGGACAAAGACCATGTGCAGGTAGGTGGGCCTTTCACCGGAGAAGGTAATCTCAGAACCTTGTACATCATCGGGATCGTCGCTTTGCTTATCCTGGTGATTGCCAGTATCAACTACATGAACCTTGCTACGGCCCAGGCTGCCCGGCGGGCACGTGAAGTAGGAGTGCGCAAAGTCACAGGCGCTACCCACCGGCAATTGGTAGGACAGTTTTTGTCAGAAGCTACCCTACAGGCACTGATTGCTTTGCCCTTGTCTATTGCCTTGAGCGGTCTTATCCTGCCTGCTTTTGAAACCATTGTCAATCGGGATTTGATCTTGGGCTGGGAAGTCTGGCAAAGTATCAGCCCCTATCTACTGATGATTGTGCTGGTATTGGGTCTGCTTTCCGGAAGTTATCCGGCCTTCTTCCTGGCAGCCTATCGCCCTACCGACGTGCTAAAAGGGCAGTGGCTACGCAAAGACAAAGGCAGGGTGCTGCGCAATGGTATGGTGATAGCCCAGTTTACCGGGGCGATGGTAGCTGCTATTGTGATGTTCTTCATCTATCAGCAGGTACAGTACATGCAGGCACAGGAGTTGGGTTTTCAGGCAGAACAGGTGCTGGTGATCAAAGCCAACACCCGGCAGACCTACGAAAAAGTACTGGCGACCAAGCAGGAGCTTTTGCGTAATGCCAACGTCCAAAGTATCTCGGCAAGCAGTACCGTTCCCGGGCAGTTTCATTCGGATTATGCTTTTCAGCTTGAAGGAAAAGAAAGCGATCGGTTTGTCAATATTTATTTTACCGATGCAGACTTTGCGGATGCGCTGGATTTGAAAATTAAGGAAGGAAGATTTCTGGGACCGGCAGACACTACCGTCCGCACTTTTGTAGTCAATGAGGCCTTTGTCAAAGAACACGGACTACAGGAACCGATAGGTCATATGATAAAGTTCAGTTCTGAGGATGAACAGGGACAGATCATTGGCGTGGTAGAAGACTTTCATTACCGCAGCCTGGAAAAGCGTATAGAACCCCTTACTTTCTCCGGGGCGGTACAACCCATGAGAGGCGGCTGGGTTGAGAATGTAGCCGTTCGCCTTTCCTCTCAAAACATCCGCAGCACCATCGCAGATATTGAGCAGTACTGGAAGCAGGTAGAGCCTGCCCACCCAATTCGCTACACCTTTCTGGATGAAGATTTTTCCGAGCTTTATGCCGAGCAGGAAAGGCTGGGAAAAACCCTGCTGTACGCTACGCTGCTCACCTTGCTGATTGCTACTTTAGGTTTATTTGCGCTGGCCTCCTATATGGCGGAGCAGCGGGTCAAAGAAATAGGTTTACGCAAAGTATTGGGCGCCTCTGTGCAACAGCTTGTCATGTTGATGGGTAAAGATTTTCTGAAACTGGTGCTTATCGCAGGAATCGTAGCAGCACCGATCGCCTTCTGGCTAACAGATCAATGGCTCACCAGCTTTCCCTACCGCATGGATATGAGTATGCTGCCTTTCTTGCTGGTCATTGGTATTGCACTCTTAGTTGCTTTTGTAACGGTAAGTTCTAAGGCAATCCAGGCAGCACATGCCAATCCGGTGGATTCTTTAAAGAACGAATAA
- a CDS encoding family 10 glycosylhydrolase, translating into MKYTGCLALLMMFFLFPCLSQSQAFKSTPAAAANAWPDSLPWWQRNNLRVMQTNLPAYEAQLNVDSLIEDLQRFSVNTLIINGGGIMAFYPTELDFQYINPYMQDNMLADVIEKCHALDIRVITRFDFSRIHKSIFEQHPDWAYVSPNGDRIINDDVYMAAINAPYVQQKAIEIVEEVIDRYAIDGIFINMPGYHTGNVYEGKHFGVDHNPHDQQRFKTFSGMDLPQEEDPAEPAFAKYQEFKEFTINDWIKRMHDAVKAKNPQIAICTYMDDYVDIIRHETQTNSLPYWLYMASDNVNNTIHSHPDHIVSNASIQQLSFRSRYNAIEPEETVIRLYENLANGSGLDMSLMGDFREYEDERNFDAWEELYGFHKKYEPYFGRYTSPAEICVISPGYWPEGEEAQEYRGIQLMLKEAHLQFDIIEASQMEARADRIGQYKLIILPQIEEISEGAIAVLRQACTEGTAIIATNQSLTGNEEALHELFGAKVVNKEHDGNGFYLHPANKQLFKRFDSQELLFWKFNLGLYDFTDADTSFLPIFTPGRPGPPEKIGGHEPSGYYAVGMKAHEQGMAALMPINLGRLYYIHGYEQHKNILLDLIDELFPDADQLLQTNAHPRVEVVLQQYKENIPSRLNQQEQDGMMLHLVNLTGFSGNTYFEPLPVRELEFRIRCENKPSNLYSMKQEKTVPFRWANGYLSFVLDELEAYDGLIITQ; encoded by the coding sequence ATGAAATACACAGGCTGCCTAGCCCTCTTGATGATGTTCTTCTTGTTCCCCTGCCTTTCGCAAAGCCAGGCATTTAAGTCTACTCCTGCTGCTGCTGCCAATGCATGGCCGGATAGTTTGCCCTGGTGGCAACGCAATAACCTCCGGGTCATGCAAACCAACCTGCCTGCCTATGAAGCGCAGCTCAATGTGGACTCGCTGATAGAAGATTTACAGCGCTTTTCTGTCAACACGCTCATCATCAACGGAGGAGGCATCATGGCTTTTTATCCTACTGAACTGGATTTCCAGTACATCAATCCCTACATGCAGGACAATATGCTGGCGGATGTGATTGAAAAATGTCATGCCCTGGATATCCGTGTCATCACCCGCTTTGATTTCAGCCGCATCCACAAGAGTATTTTTGAGCAGCATCCCGACTGGGCTTACGTTTCTCCCAATGGGGATCGTATCATCAATGATGATGTGTATATGGCTGCCATCAATGCGCCTTACGTGCAGCAAAAGGCCATTGAAATCGTGGAGGAAGTGATAGACCGTTATGCCATAGATGGGATTTTTATCAACATGCCAGGCTACCATACCGGCAATGTGTACGAAGGCAAACATTTTGGCGTGGACCATAACCCGCATGATCAGCAGCGGTTCAAAACCTTCAGCGGAATGGATCTGCCCCAAGAAGAAGATCCGGCAGAGCCTGCTTTTGCCAAATACCAGGAATTTAAGGAATTTACCATCAACGACTGGATCAAACGTATGCATGATGCCGTAAAGGCCAAAAATCCGCAGATCGCCATCTGTACCTACATGGATGACTATGTAGACATCATCCGCCACGAAACCCAAACCAACAGCCTGCCTTACTGGCTCTACATGGCTTCTGACAACGTCAACAACACCATACATTCTCATCCTGACCATATCGTAAGCAATGCCAGCATACAGCAGCTCTCTTTCCGCTCACGCTACAATGCGATTGAACCGGAAGAAACGGTCATCCGCCTCTACGAAAATCTAGCCAACGGCTCAGGACTGGATATGAGCCTGATGGGAGACTTCAGGGAGTATGAAGATGAACGTAATTTTGATGCCTGGGAAGAACTCTATGGTTTTCACAAAAAGTATGAACCCTACTTTGGCCGCTATACATCCCCGGCTGAAATCTGCGTGATCTCTCCCGGCTACTGGCCCGAAGGGGAAGAAGCGCAAGAGTATCGGGGGATTCAACTGATGCTGAAAGAAGCACACCTGCAGTTTGACATCATAGAAGCTAGTCAGATGGAAGCCAGGGCCGATCGTATCGGGCAGTACAAACTGATCATACTGCCCCAGATTGAGGAGATTTCTGAAGGCGCCATAGCAGTTCTTCGTCAGGCTTGTACTGAGGGGACAGCCATTATTGCTACCAACCAGAGCCTGACAGGCAATGAAGAAGCGCTGCATGAGCTTTTTGGAGCCAAAGTGGTAAACAAAGAACATGATGGCAACGGCTTCTACCTGCATCCTGCCAATAAGCAGTTGTTCAAACGTTTTGACAGCCAGGAATTGCTGTTCTGGAAATTCAACCTGGGCCTTTATGATTTCACGGATGCAGATACCAGCTTCCTGCCTATCTTTACCCCCGGCAGGCCGGGTCCTCCGGAAAAGATCGGTGGGCATGAACCCAGCGGTTATTACGCTGTAGGGATGAAAGCCCATGAGCAGGGCATGGCAGCCCTGATGCCCATCAATCTGGGTAGGTTGTACTATATTCATGGCTACGAACAGCACAAAAACATACTGCTGGACCTGATTGACGAGCTTTTTCCCGATGCTGATCAGCTACTGCAAACCAATGCCCATCCCAGGGTGGAAGTGGTGTTGCAGCAGTACAAAGAAAACATTCCCTCTCGCCTGAATCAGCAGGAGCAGGATGGCATGATGCTCCATCTGGTCAATTTGACAGGCTTCAGTGGCAATACCTATTTTGAACCACTGCCGGTCAGAGAACTGGAGTTTCGTATTCGCTGCGAAAACAAACCCTCAAATCTTTATTCCATGAAGCAGGAAAAGACTGTTCCCTTTCGCTGGGCAAACGGCTACCTCAGCTTTGTGCTGGATGAGCTGGAGGCTTATGATGGCCTGATCATCACCCAATAA